From Scylla paramamosain isolate STU-SP2022 chromosome 16, ASM3559412v1, whole genome shotgun sequence, one genomic window encodes:
- the LOC135108214 gene encoding GATA zinc finger domain-containing protein 14-like — protein MAPVTYMGDGHSHAAVTTDSVTTDHHNRASQQRHNRQHHSIQHQNRQHHNRQHHNRQRYKRQHHNRQHHNKQYHNRQHQNRQRHNIQRYKRQHHNRQHHNRQHQNRQHHNIQRYKRQHHNRQHHNRQHQNRQHHNRQRYKRQHHNRQHHNRQHQNRQRHDRQHQNRQRHDRQHQNRQHHNRQRYKRQHHNRQHHNRQHQNRQHHNRQRYKRQHHNGQHHNRQHQNRQRHDRQHQNRQHHNRQRYKRQHHNRQHHNRQHQNRQHHNRQRYKRQHHNRQHHNRQHHNRQHQNRQHHNRQRYKRQHHNRQHHNRQHHNRQHQNKQRHDRQHQNRQHHNKQHHNRQHHNRQHHNRQHHNRQHHNRQHHNRQHHNRQHQNRQRHDRQHQNRQHHNRQHHNRQHHNRQRYKRQHHNRQHHNRQHQNRQHQNRQHHNRQHHNRQHQNRQRHDRQHQNRQHHNRQHQNRQHHNRQHQNRQHHNRQHHNRQHHNRQHQNKEHHNRQHHNRQRNSTTTDSTKTDSTTTDSTKTDSTTTDSTTTDSTTTDSTKTDSTTIDSTTIDSTTIDSTKTKSTTIDSTTTDSTKTDSTKTDSATTDSTKTDSTKTDSTTIDSTTTDSTTIDSTKTKSTTIDSTTTDSATTDSTTTDSATTDSATTDRHNRQHHSRQRHNRQHHNRQHHNRQHHNRQRYKRQHHNRQHHNRQHQNRQHQNRQHHNRQHHNRQHQNRQRHDRQHQNRQHHNRQHQNRQHHNRQHQNRQHHNRQHQNRQHHNRQHQNRQHHNRQHHNRQHHNRQHQNKEHHNRQHHNRQRNNRQHHNRQHHNRQHQNRQHHNRQHHNRQHHNRQHQNKEHHNRQHHNRQRNSTTTDSTKTDSTTTDSTKTDSTTTDSTTTDSTTTDSTKTDSTTIDSTTIDSTTIDSTKTKSTTIDSTTTDSTTTDSTKTDSTKTDSATTDSTKTDSTKTDSTTIDSTITDSTTIDSTKTKSTSIDSTTTDSATTDSTTTDSATTDSATTDRHNRQHHSRQRHNRQHHNRQRHNRQRHNRQRHNRHRHNGQHHNGTSAQCSSKVISQL, from the exons ATGGCGCCAGTGACGTACATGGGTGATGGTCATTCT CATGCAGCCGTCACAACAGACAGCGTCACAACAGATCATCACAACAGAGCGTCACAACAACGTCACAACAGACAGCACCACAGCATACAGCACCAAAACAGACAGCACCACAACAGACAGCACCACAACAGACAGCGCTACAAGAGACAGCACCACAACAGACAGCACCACAACAAACAGTACCACAACAGACAGCACCAAAACAGACAGCGCCACAACATACAGCGCTACAAGAGACAGCACCACAACAGACAGCATCACAACAGACAGCACCAAAACAGACAGCACCACAACATACAGCGCTACAAGAGACAGCACCACAACAGACAGCATCACAACAGACAGCACCAAAACAGACAGCACCACAACAGACAGCGCTACAAGAGACAGCACCACAACAGACAGCATCACAACAGACAGCACCAAAACAGACAACGCCACGACAGACAGCACCAAAACAGACAACGCCACGACAGACAGCACCAAAACAGACAGCACCACAACAGACAGCGCTACAAGAGACAGCACCACAACAGACAGCATCACAACAGACAGCACCAAAACAGACAGCACCACAACAGACAGCGCTACAAGAGACAGCACCACAACGGACAGCACCACAACAGACAGCACCAAAACAGACAACGCCACGACAGACAGCACCAAAACAGACAGCACCACAACAGACAGCGCTACAAGAGACAGCACCACAACAGACAGCATCACAACAGACAGCACCAAAACAGACAGCACCACAACAGACAGCGCTACAAGAGACAGCACCACAACAGACAGCATCACAACAGACAGCATCACAACAGACAGCACCAAAACAGACAGCACCACAACAGACAGCGCTACAAGAGACAGCACCACAACAGACAGCACCACAACAGACAGCATCACAACAGAcagcaccaaaacaaacaacgcCACGACAGACAGCACCAAAACAGACAGCACCACAACAAACAGCACCACAACAGACAGCACCACAACAGACAGCACCACAACAGACAGCATCACAACAGACAGCATCACAACAGACAGCACCACAACAGACAGCACCACAACAGACAGCACCAAAACAGACAACGCCACGACAGACAGCACCAAAACAGACAGCACCACAACAGACAGCACCACAACAGACAGCACCACAACAGACAGCGCTACAAGAGACAGCACCACAACAGACAGCATCACAACAGACAGCACCAAAACAGACAGCACCAAAACAGACAGCACCACAACAGACAGCACCACAACAGACAGCACCAAAACAGACAGCGCCACGACAGACAGCACCAAAACAGACAGCACCACAACAGACAGCACCAAAACAGACAGCACCACAACAGACAGCACCAAAACAGACAGCACCACAATAGACAGCACCACAATAGACAGCACCACAATAGACAGCACCAAAACAAAGAGCACCACAATAGACAGCACCACAACAGACAGCGCAACAGCACCACAACAGACAGCACCAAAACAGACAGCACCACAACAGACAGCACCAAAACAGACAGCACCACAACAGACAGCACCACAACAGACAGCACCACAACAGACAGCACCAAAACAGACAGCACCACAATAGACAGCACCACAATAGACAGCACCACAATAGACAGCACCAAAACAAAGAGCACCACAATAGACAGCACCACAACAGACAGCACCAAAACAGACAGCACCAAAACAGACAGCGCCACGACAGACAGCACCAAAACAGACAGCACCAAAACAGACAGCACCACAATAGACAGCACCACAACAGACAGCACCACAATAGACAGCACCAAAACAAAGAGCACCACAATAGACAGCACCACAACAGACAGCGCAACAACAGACAGCACCACAACAGACAGCGCCACAACAGACAGCGCCACAACAGACCGCCACAACAGACAACACCACAGCAGACAGCGCCACAACAGACAGCACCACAACAGACAGCACCACAACAGACAGCACCACAACAGACAGCGCTACAAGAGACAGCACCACAACAGACAGCATCACAACAGACAGCACCAAAACAGACAGCACCAAAACAGACAGCACCACAACAGACAGCACCACAACAGACAGCACCAAAACAGACAGCGCCACGACAGACAGCACCAAAACAGACAGCACCACAACAGACAGCACCAAAACAGACAGCACCACAACAGACAGCACCAAAACAGACAGCACCACAACAGACAGCACCAAAACAGACAGCACCACAACAGACAGCACCAAAACAGACAGCACCACAATAGACAGCACCACAATAGACAGCACCACAATAGACAGCACCAAAACAAAGAGCACCACAATAGACAGCACCACAACAGACAGCGCAACAACAGACAGCACCACAACAGACAGCACCACAACAGACAGCACCAAAACAGACAGCACCACAATAGACAGCACCACAATAGACAGCACCACAATAGACAGCACCAAAACAAAGAGCACCACAATAGACAGCACCACAACAGACAGCGCAACAGCACCACAACAGACAGCACCAAAACAGACAGCACCACAACAGACAGCACCAAAACAGACAGCACCACAACAGACAGCACCACAACAGACAGCACCACAACAGACAGCACCAAAACAGACAGCACCACAATAGACAGCACCACAATAGACAGCACCACAATAGACAGCACCAAAACAAAGAGCACCACAATAGACAGCACCACAACAGACAGCACCACAACAGACAGCACCAAAACAGACAGCACCAAAACAGACAGCGCCACGACAGACAGCACCAAAACAGACAGCACCAAAACAGACAGCACCACAATAGACAGCACCATAACAGACAGCACCACAATAGACAGCACCAAAACAAAGAGCACCTCAATAGACAGCACCACAACAGACAGCGCAACAACAGACAGCACCACAACAGACAGCGCCACAACAGACAGCGCCACAACAGACCGCCACAACAGACAGCACCACAGCAGACAGCGCCACAACAGACAGCACCACAACAGACAGCGCCACAACAGACAGCGCCACAATAGACAGCGCCACAACAGACACCGCCACAACGGGCAGCATCACAACGGTACAAGTGCTCAGTGCAGCAGCAAAGTAATAAGCCAGCTGTGA
- the LOC135108143 gene encoding uncharacterized protein LOC135108143, translating to MAESVETLKQSILRRSRVVDGGHPRIHVIPMHHTVRDEEAGLEKLEFGCNHGRGASKVIMMVGQTGSGKTTLINGLVNYVFGVDWNDSFRFKMIVEGSHADQAESQTRNVTSYTLHHQDGFRMPYSLTIIDTPGFGDTKGIKRDREIVEQLRKFFTSPGDLGISHIDAIGFVVQASQARLSVGQKYVFDSILALFGKDISDNIFLLVTFADGQEPEVLSAVKKAEIPYKDYFQFNNSALYYQTDKRRKFGSLFWDMGCESFQIFLDKVLEIESKSLVLTKNVLRERKKIEEYIESIQREMKVGLSKLNTLEKEKEMLRKHEHDVDQNKNFSFEVEEDVFVKKDCDENGYKYKGMHNCMKCERTCCHWCWGYSLGVGGRWCCSMNKEMMCMICGCSLEEHRMSNYMYEVSRKTTMKTVAEIRLRFTESLKEKHSALNMIDEIQREYDLGQKKILHMADSVRKSLDRLKEIALRPDPLSTVEYIDIMIKNEQRDAKAGWQERVDQLILLKKRAKETKKYANWMVQVCGGK from the coding sequence ATGGCGGAAAGTGTCGAGACACTTAAACAATCCATCCTTCGGCGGTCGAGAGTTGTTGATGGCGGACATCCACGTATCCATGTCATTCCCATGCATCACACTGTGCGAGATGAAGAAGCAGGTCTTGAAAAACTTGAGTTTGGATGTAATCATGGACGTGGTGCAAGCAAAGTTATCATGATGGTGGGGCAAACAGGCTCTGGAAAGACAACACTCATCAATGGCCTGGTTAACTATGTCTTTGGTGTTGACTGGAATGATTCCTTCCGCTTCAAGATGATTGTGGAGGGTAGTCACGCTGACCAGGCCGAGAGTCAGACGAGGAATGTCACTTCCTACACTCTGCATCACCAGGACGGTTTCAGAATGCCCTATTCCCTCACCATCATCGATACTCCAGGCTTTGGTGACACTAAAGGTATTAAGAGGGACAGGGAAATAGTTGAGCAGCTTCGCAAGTTTTTCACAAGCCCAGGAGATCTCGGCATCAGCCACATCGATGCCATTGGCTTTGTGGTTCAGGCTTCCCAGGCCAGACTCTCTGTAGGACAAAAATATGTCTTTGACAGTATCCTTGCACTGTTTGGCAAAGATATAAGCGATAACATATTCCTTCTCGTTACTTTTGCTGACGGCCAGGAGCCTGAGGTTCTTAGTGCTGTGAAGAAAGCTGAAATACCGTACAAGGATTACTTCCAGTTTAATAATTCTGCTCTCTACTATCAGACtgataaaaggagaaagttCGGCTCTCTTTTCTGGGACATGGGATGTGAAAGCTTCCAGATCTTCCTGGACAAAGTTCTCGAAATTGAAAGTAAGAGTCTTGTTCTTACTAAGAATGTTCTTAGGGAGCgcaaaaaaattgaagaatataTTGAGTCTATtcaaagagaaatgaaagtagGACTAAGTAAACTGAATACcctggaaaaggaaaaagaaatgttaaGAAAACATGAACATGATGTAGACCAAAAcaaaaacttctcttttgagGTGGAAGAAGATGTTTTTGTAAAGAAGGATTGTGATGAAAATGGGTATAAGTATAAAGGAATGCATAACTGTATGAAATGTGAGCGCACTTGTTGCCATTGGTGCTGGGGTTACTCTCTTGGTGTTGGAGGCAGGTGGTGCTGTTctatgaataaagaaatgatgtGCATGATCTGCGGTTGTTCTCTTGAAGAACACAGAATGTCTAACTACATGTATGAAGTGAGTAGGAAGACAACCATGAAAACGGTGGCTGAAATTCGTCTCCGCTTCACAGAATCActgaaggaaaaacactctGCGCTGAATATGATTGACGAGATTCAAAGAGAATATGATTTAGGGCAGAAGAAAATACTGCACATGGCTGACTCGGTAAGGAAATCTCTTGACAGACTAAAGGAAATAGCTCTGAGACCAGACCCGTTAAGCACTGTCGAATACATCGACATAATGATAAAGAATGAGCAAAGGGATGCAAAGGCGGGATGGCAAGAAAGAGTTGACCAACTCATCCTACTAAAGAAAAGGgcgaaggaaacaaaaaaatatgctaACTGGATGGTTCAGGTATGTGGTGGAAAGTGA